The Syngnathus typhle isolate RoL2023-S1 ecotype Sweden linkage group LG14, RoL_Styp_1.0, whole genome shotgun sequence genome segment CATGTTGAAGCAGTGAGCTGCTATCTATCAAGTTGCTTCAGCAAACCTTACTCAAATGCGGCTTGACATTTCAACTTCTTTGCTTTATTAGCAATTTGACTGATTACGAGCACTTTGCAATTGCAGGTGTATTAGTATtaggaaaaaaatgtttcttttcatggAAGAGTAGCAAAGGTAAGCTACCGCACTACTTACGTATGCCACAAGATGTCGCTAAGCGCTTGCAAAATGACACTACGTTCCCGTAATGTTTGTATGTAAAACAaagtatgatgatgatgatgatgacgatgacgatgatgtaattgtgctttaaaaaaaaacggataTAGTGTCTTTACTGGggtttttctgtttgttttgtttgtttgtttgtttgcttgtttgcatgtttgcatgtttgcatgtttgcatgtttgcatgtttgcatgtttgcatgtttgcatgtttgcatgtttgcatgtttgcatgtttgcttgtttgcttgtttgcatgtttgcatGTTTGCTTGTTTGCACGTTTGCACGTTTGCACGTTTGCACGTTTGCACGTTTGCACGTTTGCACGTTTGCACGTTTGCTTGTTTGCATGTTTGCTTGTTTGCATGTTTGTTTGACCAAGTGAGTTGGAAGTGGTTTGCCTCCTCCATTGGTGGAACTATCACAtgagcaagcatgacaacaAAGACAAGCACAACCAGCGGTACAGAAGAAGGTCCAGAGACTCCAGGTAGGCCTAATTTGCAACAGGGTATTGAGCAAGCTCAAGTAACCAACAATGTATTAAGTGGAGGACATTTGCTTGAAAATAATAGTGATTTACCAATGGGATAAAAAAAGAGCCCACCCCAAAAATAAAGTAAAGACCTAATTGGAAGGACAAAAATACGCAAATTCAGTTTACAAAGTAATGTGGCTGTGGGGTGGGCCATACCAAAGTGCTGGAAATGATAGACACATGTCAAAATAGATAACACACAATCGATGCTAATGTTGTAGGTCTGATGTCGGTAAGATGAGTATATGAGTAGGAGTAGTCATGGCAATCAAAAGAGTCCACTTAAGCAAAATGCAAACATGCAATCAAGTTACATTCTTTTGGGATTCTGGGACGCGACACGTCACACACTCTTAATCTGTCAATcaaatggaaggaaggaaggaaggaaggaaggaaggaaggaaggaaggaaggaaggaaggaaggaaggaaggaaggaaggaaggaaggaaggaaggaaggaaggaaggaaggaaggaaggtggaCACACCCACCCATCCAGCTGGGAAGTGGGTTTACTTAAGATGGCCGCATTCCCTGCATCCTTTCTGCAACCTTAAGGGGGGAAGGCTTTGAAGAAAGCAAGCGCAGGCCGGATGAAAGCTGTCATTATGCAGCAGCGTGTTTACTGTCCACGCTTCGGGCCTCCACACATGGATTGTCTCCGAAGCAAATCTTGTGGTAAACGTTTCCCGTCACTCTTACAACTCTCACTCCTTGTGTGCTGGAGTTCTTCAGAATAGCGCACAGACTAATTAGAAGGATTTGTTTTGGGATTTTCGAAGCACTATCGTCATTTGAAGTGTGCAACCTAAGAAAAGAAGTCGACTTGTGGCTAGTTTGACATAACACGCACGGTAGTCATTTGAGCCGTTCTTCAAGGTCAGCCAGAGGACATCGTCCCTATGGTCCTGACATCTGCTACTCAGCAGCAGTTTGCTTGCGTCGCCGATGAGGACGTCACAGGGGAGAACCCCTACAAGCTCCTGCAGAAAGATGACATCTTAGAGGACATGAGGACAAAGGCCGCAGTGTCGGATTTCAGCCCTGTGAAGCAGATGATCCTGGTGAGTGAGGCTTATCTTATTGTCCCACTCAGACAATAGCTTCAAGGCACTGTGATGATGTGCAGACTGGCCGGCCCAACGAAAAAGACATGTTTTCTTTGAtcatgcatggctcattttCACTCCGCACAAACATCAACATGTATGGGATTGAACATTATTGGAACAAAACCCAGTCCTCCAGGTGTGTCTTTAAACCACCAACTTATGATCCTCAATGAagctaccatgcatgttttggacGCCTGCAAGCATAAGAAGAACATAGATACTCCGCAGGAACATATAACTTGGAcgtgacatccatccatccatcccattgACAGGATTATCCAGAGAGTGAGCTGTTGCTGGTTTATGACCGAGACTTCACCTATGGCCAAATGTTCTATCTGGCTCTGACACCAGAAGCAAAGGAACGCATCCTCAATGTAAGTACTTTGATTCAAGTCTGTGTGTATTGTTTCCTTTTATGCcacagtgagtgtgtgtgtgtgtgtctaataTTGTCAGCCCCCTGAAGCTGAGCCTGAAGAAGAGATAGAGATTGAGATTGAAATCAAAACTCCAGAAGCAAAGGAATGGCTATCACTTGGcagtgaaaaagaaatggaTGAAGAATCTGTCAAAGAGACAAGAGAAAAGGTGCTTGGAAATACTCCATTGGCAGCTTTGTCATTCACTCTATACGAAAGCTTTCATTGTAATTGCCTCTATTCCGTCCGTCTCCAAGTTAATTTACAAGTTCTCCCGAGTTCGGAGGGAGTTTGGCTTGCCGCTCTCGCTTTCGGACCGCAACGCTGCGGATGTCAAAGATGGCAACGTGGAGTGTTTGTCCTACCAAGACGGGCGATTCAACATCAAGCTGTTCCAGAGGGATTGCGCCGTGCAGGCTATCCCCATCCTCCAGAGCAGCAGCGCCCAGACACTGTGGTACAAAAGAGGAAGCTTCAAAATGGCTTTTTCGCCAACCACTTGTTGTATGATTTGTCTTCTTTACTTGGGCCCAGGGGACCCGGCCGGATGTTTCTTCAAGTGCCGACAGTGCCATCTAAACATGGAAACAGACAAGTGTTTCATGAAGCAAATGCAATTCCGAATTTGACAATATCTTTGGTGTGCATTCCAGGAAGTTGATGCGAAATAACTGGACACAGTACACGCCAGCAGTATTGAGGAAAGAGGAGCAGGAGAAGAGCCCTCCACTAAGCTTAAGGGATTTTTGTCATGCAGTGACAAACAGGTCAAACATTTTCTCCACAACAATacatgggatgggatgggatgggatgggaccTCCTAGCGTGTGTCAGCACAAAAAGATTCATCAAAGCTCAGCCGCTCACTCCTTTTTCTAGGCTTCTGCATGCCCTGCAACAACAGGAAATTATAAATGTGTTCAAAGACGACTGGATGGCTCTGGGGACGGATACGGACGACATGGACTGGTCCGGGAAGGTGTCCGATGCGTTGATGCTGAACCAGGTCTTTTCCGACCCAAACTACTGTCCTGGCAAGGAGATTATCGCCATGCACTGGCATCCCACCATTCCAAGTAGGTCAAGATCATTTGAGCCAGCGTAAATGGAGACAAGTGGCGCTTTTCACTTTTCTTTGGGCGCATTTCATTGGCATTATTGCTTTTCAAGGTGTGATGGCCGTGGCAATgagagaaaagaagaagaaacaacAGCTGATCAAGTCGACCGGGCCGCTGATCGTTTTTTACAGCTTCTCTGACCCCACTCATGCCAAGGTCCGCAGCATGCACATGCTTTGCAtctcagtgctcttttgcaacTGCCACCACTCATTTGCCCCATCCTTCGGCACCAACATGGACTCACTTGTGCCGACTCGTCCAAATTTCTTTTTCATAGCCTCAAATGACATTTATTCCCCAATAGGAATCAGGGAAGATTAAATAATATACACGAGGGGAACGTCAAGTAGGATCCGATGTGAAAAAGATCCTTCTTTTCCCGTGAGGAATTTGAGAAGATTTATCGACTCACCGGACTGATGGATAGCTGGTGACGAACATAATCCTTTTGGATGATGCGGTTCGTCTCTTGGGTCACAATCGCCCCTTCTGTTCCATCTCCAACATTCTTTAGTTGTCTAAAGTGCTTGTAAAGAAATAAGGATGTATTTGAACACCATGCTGAAGAGCTAGCTGCTTTGTCTTGCCACTCTGGACCTCACCCAATGTACAAAAAATAACTTTGCACAGTCATCAAATGGTGTTGTTTGCACTATATTGTCTTTGTGTTCCAGATATTGCTGGAGTGCCCAGACAACATTCTTGCCTTTGAATTCTGCCCCTCCGATCCAAATATTATTGTTGGCGGCTGCGTGAACGGCCAGGTGCTTGCTGGCTTCCTTTGTGCCTTCCTCGCTGCTTTTGGCCTGGGAAGGAAGCCCTTCCTTTCACTTGGCTGGCCGTTTCATCCATTTCTGCTGCTCCCTTGTGTGTGCCACAGGTGGTGTTGTGGGAAATATCTGCTCACGTTGCACGTTTGCACCCAGTCCAACACGGTCTTCATAAGCATCATCATTCTGTCAAAACGGATACGCTGGTGAGTAGCCAGCCATATCTGAGGTTGATCCAAGAATACTTTCTTCCCTTCCTTGAATTGTGTTCCTGTGATGATGTCAGGACACTTTAGTCAAATGTGGGTGCTTAGACTATCAAAGGATGCTGAGGACAATTTCCCAAATACCGCCTCCATCTGTGCTTCTATTGTCCCTGCACTTTGGTTGTCAGCCCAATGAAGAAATACAATTGTTCAAATGTCATGCATTTCCCTTTCCCCACCAAAATGTGGGATCAAGTTGGGATGGATGAATTGTTGCACTCTTGCTTTGCCCAATGCAAAAGTGCGTTGACTGCTGCGTCTGTCCGTTGACAGGGTTTTGAGGACAAGAAAGACAAGAAAGCTCCACTCGTGCGTTACAGTGCAATGTCAGGGGTGGAGAACGGCCACAAAGCACCAATTACAGATGTCCATTGGCTGCCTCGGTCCTTTGAGGTACGTAAGGCTCATTTTTGCCAAAAGGACACGTCCAAACGTTGAAGTAGTGGCCCAAAAGTCATTCTTGAGAGGTCGTGCCGAACGAGAGCACGTCAAGTTGTTTTGCTTCTACCCGTGCTGGCTATTGATGGTTGAATGCAAGCACGTTTTCAAATGTGCGTTCTTCTTCTCACCACCCATTGTCGCTGCCGCCATCCTTTGAAAGTCTTCAGCGTGGTTGAATTTGCAGTCTCTGCCATTAGGTCAGCGCTCAGGGCGTTCCGCTGGAGAACAAATCCAATCTTTCTGTTCAATTCATCACCTGCGCCCCTGACAGGTACGTCTTGAGAGGGAACAACAAAAAGAAGTCACATAGATCATTGAAGAGACCATATGAACAATTCCCTCTTCTTTCCAAAGCACTTTAATGTTCTGGGACATCCGAATGCCAAAACAAGTGCGCCAGACCATAGCGGAAAAGAAACAGAATGATTCCGAGTCTCCGACGGCCAATTGCAGTGACAACAACGCCTTCAAACACTTGGAGCGGATGTGGAAACCTTTCATGACGGTAACGTAGGATCCAATCATTTCCATTGCTTTTCCCAATAGCTGGCGACATTTGAGAAAAACCCACCTTTTCTTTGATCTTGTAGGTTCCCTTGGGAAACATGGAGAGGAACGGTGATTATGTCCCAATCAAATTCAACCTTTACCCCTTCACCAATAGGCCGAATACTACCAACACCTTAGTGGCAGGTGAGAGAAAAGCTTTGGATTGTTGAGGCTGcaccatccacccatccatccatccacccatccatccacccatccatttttcCACGCTCACGCCATTGATCATGGTTATTGAAAAGTACTCTTTGAATCAAGAAAGCGGTGGCGACGGCTCAGCGCTAGGAACGCCCGACTACAGTCAGCTCCAAGTCCCCTCAGCCAAAGGACTAACACCTCTGGAAGACATCAATACCAAGATTTATATTGGAACACAGGTGAAAGGCCTCCCTCCTCCCAATACCAAGTGCCTTCATGTTCAAATCTTTCCCTCGAACCATGTTGAGTTCCCTTTGCTTTTTGCCAGGACGGGGAGATTGTTTACACCGActggaaaatggaaagaaaCGATCTGGATCAGCTCCTGAGTAAGTGAGGCGGTAGCTTCGGCAAATCCGCTATTTGCCATTTATGGCTAACCGTGGCAATGAGTGGAGTCTCCTCTGGGTCAGATAAGCACCGAGCGATGGGTCTCATGTGTCCAAAGGTCCCAAGCCGCTTCAGCTGCTCAAAATCCACCCCTGCTTGGTCAATACCATCGAGCGCTCGCCCTTTTTTAAAGACATTGTGTTGACTGGAACGTCGCTGTTTGGAAGCTGCAATATTGCCATTTGGAAAGAAGGAGTGTTGGTAAAAAGGCTCTTTCTTACTCGGTCTCAGCAAAGGCATTATTTGTTGTTTCTACCTtttgaccgaccgaccgaccgaccgacttcCAGGACGGCCCCCTTTTCCTGTTCCCGAGCTCGGAGGGGCTGTGTACGTCGGCGTGCTGGTCTATgacccgcccggccattttctTCCTTGGAAAAGGGGACGGAAAAATCGAGGTGTGGAACATTCTTGAAAAGGCGGGAGAAGTGGTGCACGTGCAAGAACACATGACCAGTGGCAAGATCACCTCCATCAAACCTTGGAGCATCTCCTGTGAGTATTTGATCACAGCCAGTTGAGAGCCACAATGTAGAAATGACTTTGGGGGATCGCGTTCACTTTCACACCACGGCAATAAAAGTGTTTCTTGATGTCTGTTTCCATGCCAGCCAAGCAGCACTTCCTGACTTTGGCTGACGATCTTGGAATAGTGCGTGTCTTTCAAATCCCACCCGTCTTCCACATGCCTTACCGAAACGAGGTAATGCAAAAGGAACGTACGTGCCTTTTTCCGCATTATTTTGGCCAACAATCCAAACACcgtggattgattgattgatggattgatggatttgGAGTGGATGCCTCGTGGAGCTAATCCGTGTTGATGAAGATTGAATGGGTTGTCATTGATTTgatgaaaaagacatttttctCTTGCATGTGCATAGAGAGCCAATGTGGGGAAATGCATTCATCAGCAGCAAGAGAGACTTAATGACCTCATCAAGAGGAGAGAAGTGTGGCAAAGCCAGAAGCCGCCATCGCCATCGCCACCAGAGGAAGAGAAGAAAGTGGTGAGCTTGTAATGCTTGACAAACATCATGTTTTCTAAATCCTCATTTTTATTCTCTGAAGGAGCCTGAGAAAGTAGGGACCCCCACCACAGAAGAGCAGGATCTTATGAAGGAGTACAACGATTTCCTAGTGCTTGAGGAAAACATCCTTAAAAGCATGGGACTGACAtcgtaacaacaacaacacacacacacacacacacacacacacacacacacacacacacacacacgttgttGTTTATGGAGGTAAAAGGTGTTCTTATTTTTGAATGTACAGCTTGAAGCTGATTTGTTTTCTTCCAAGTGAAAGGCACTTGATGCTTGATGATGTTCAAGCTGCTAGCAAGATGTGAATGTAGCCTGACTTGACCACATCCTTGAGCAAACTCTGCGCAGCTCTTTGTACAACGTGCATTCTGTTCAAGCGGACAAACGACATGGAGCAAAGGTGATGGAGCAGTTGTTGAATGTTGTGGAATCACTTCCAAATGGCCAACGATGCAGCTGTCCACAAAGGCTCCAAATGATGGTTGCATctatttttcccctttctttgtATTGCCAATTAGTATTGCTTTGGTTTTCTTCAGACGACTTTTGACCCTAACGtaagaaacattttcatttcatgttaCCATTTCATGATGAAATGCTCGTTCATATATTCCTTCCAAAAAATGGCTTGCTAGCTGGAGGCTATCAAGTCAATTTCCACCCCAAGCAAGGATTGTGAGCTCTTATTTCCGCCTATCCAGCCATCAGTTCAGTGGCGTTTTTTCAGCGCCTCTCAAGGGTGCATCTTGAAAATTGCACatggcaaggaaggaaggaaggaaggaaggaaggaaggaaggaaggaaggaaggaaggaaggaaggaaggaaggaaggaaggaaggaaggaaggaaggaaggaaggaaggaaggaaggaaggaagtcatTTTGAACCTGCTTTCATTTCACGTCACGATATGTATCTGTTGTTGAGAGCCTTGTCATTATCTTGGGCTCATTTCACATGCTGTTGATAAAAGAACCTTTTTCATGAAAGAGAACTCCATCTTAGACCTGAAGTCATGATTTGACCTTATTCAAGTTTCCTCTAAGCCAGTCTACATGTAATAATAAACAAGCAGAAGGTCATGGATATTTGAAGACTTGTATCTTCTGATCATATTGTCATAGTTTGACGAGGTCTTTCAAGTATCTTACGCAGTGATGCACCTTGCCTCAAAAATGTGGATTGCTTGAATGCACTCAAATATGGTCAGTATCACGTGCACTTCTTCAATAGCTATCGAAACAAGAAGTTtacgtggtaaaaaaaaaatcaaaggctCTTTTTGTTAATGCGACGTGGCCTTTTGTGCCACATTGTTCCCAACGTTTATGAAGAAGGTTTTTCCCCTTGAAGTGGACTGCCTGCCAAGGGCCCTCCGGACACAATTAGTTTCACTCCTCCAAGGCAAGGGAATAAAATGCGGACGCATCAGCGTGCCAAGTCCAACTCAGGTCAAGAGCGGCCCAGCAAACCTATAGTGACTACTTGACAGCTGCTATCTGGGCAGGGAAGAAGTAGGGGCGACTGGAGAAAGGGAAGCTTGGAGTTGGAGGGGGGCTGGGGCCGGGGGGGGGCGCTGCATTATATCCCACGCTCGCTTGCAACACTGAGAGGACCATGAAGAATTGAATGCTGGAAAGCACTGAGCAAGgctggttagggttaacaaagCTGAGCCCTACCCTAGTTTGAAAGCCTAACACTAGTTTTGCAGCCTACTTTGAAAGcccaaccctagtttgaaagccTGACCCTACCTACTTTCAACCCTTACATGCATACGTGAGGTTGTTTTTTTGAAATCTCTtcaaaatgacattaaaaagaCACTAGCGATTAGCCAAGTCAACCCTACTCGTTGGTCTCCGGTCTGCCTTGTTTTCCACAAACTCTGGCTCTTTGTTGTTCCCTTCCAGCTCTCGGCCCTCCGACCGGCTGGAAGGAAGGAGGGTCGGGGTGGCTGGTGAAGAAGCAAAGCACCTGCAAATGTATCAAAC includes the following:
- the dnai3 gene encoding dynein axonemal intermediate chain 3, producing MTTKTSTTSGTEEGPETPGQPEDIVPMVLTSATQQQFACVADEDVTGENPYKLLQKDDILEDMRTKAAVSDFSPVKQMILDYPESELLLVYDRDFTYGQMFYLALTPEAKERILNPPEAEPEEEIEIEIEIKTPEAKEWLSLGSEKEMDEESVKETREKLIYKFSRVRREFGLPLSLSDRNAADVKDGNVECLSYQDGRFNIKLFQRDCAVQAIPILQSSSAQTLWKLMRNNWTQYTPAVLRKEEQEKSPPLSLRDFCHAVTNRLLHALQQQEIINVFKDDWMALGTDTDDMDWSGKVSDALMLNQVFSDPNYCPGKEIIAMHWHPTIPSVMAVAMREKKKKQQLIKSTGPLIVFYSFSDPTHAKILLECPDNILAFEFCPSDPNIIVGGCVNGQVVLWEISAHVARLHPVQHGLHKHHHSVKTDTLGFEDKKDKKAPLVRYSAMSGVENGHKAPITDVHWLPRSFEVSAQGVPLENKSNLSVQFITCAPDSTLMFWDIRMPKQVRQTIAEKKQNDSESPTANCSDNNAFKHLERMWKPFMTVPLGNMERNGDYVPIKFNLYPFTNRPNTTNTLVAESGGDGSALGTPDYSQLQVPSAKGLTPLEDINTKIYIGTQDGEIVYTDWKMERNDLDQLLSPKPLQLLKIHPCLVNTIERSPFFKDIVLTGTSLFGSCNIAIWKEGVLDGPLFLFPSSEGLCTSACWSMTRPAIFFLGKGDGKIEVWNILEKAGEVVHVQEHMTSGKITSIKPWSISSKQHFLTLADDLGIVRVFQIPPVFHMPYRNERANVGKCIHQQQERLNDLIKRREVWQSQKPPSPSPPEEEKKVEPEKVGTPTTEEQDLMKEYNDFLVLEENILKSMGLTS